One Castanea sativa cultivar Marrone di Chiusa Pesio chromosome 4, ASM4071231v1 DNA window includes the following coding sequences:
- the LOC142632551 gene encoding uncharacterized protein LOC142632551, with protein sequence MDLIAWSRTTFENTRDRLEAKQGELTALKEGGYGMNVERIQEVKREINELLHHEEVFWRQRSRSIGLPAGDKNTKFFHRRASQRRKKNNIGGLYDRKGEWHIDEEKIAIIAEEYYKELFTASNSLDMEEVINSVDKVVTEDMAQDLLRPYTANEVKTALFQVHPSKAPSPDDYEDGHMHRLHVNA encoded by the coding sequence ATGGACCTCATTGCATGGAGCAGAACTACCTTTGAAAACACTAGAGATCGGTTGGAAGCAAAACAAGGAGAACTGACTGCGTTGAAGGAAGGAGGTTATGGTATGAATGTGGAGAGAATACAAGAAGTGAAGAGGGAGATAAATGAACTCCTACACCATGAGGAAGTATTTTGGAGGCAAAGATCGAGATCTATAGGGCTGCCAGCGGgagataaaaatacaaaattcttcCACCGAAGAGCAAGCCAAAGACGGAAGAAGAATAATATTGGAGGATTGTATGATAGGAAAGGGGAGTGGCACATAGATGAGGAAAAGATAGCCATCATAGCTGAGGAGTACTACAAAGAACTTTTCACTGCTTCCAATTCACTAGACATGGAAGAGGTGATTAATTCAGTCGACAAGGTAGTGACGGAGGATATGGCCCAAGACTTGCTTCGGCCTTACACAGCAAACGAAGTAAAAACAGCACTCTTCCAAGTGCACCCATCCAAAGCACCGAGTCCTGATG